The following proteins come from a genomic window of Corallococcus sp. NCRR:
- a CDS encoding VOC family protein, translating into MRTLNYLLLPVRSPRESAKLYTQLLGREPVENSETFVLYVLPTGLKVGLWLASEMTPTPRTPGGLELAFTEESREAVLQTYAAWTKLGLKVLQEPTDMDFGFTFVVEDPDGHRLRPFVLAANPR; encoded by the coding sequence ATGCGAACGCTCAACTACCTGCTGCTGCCCGTCCGTTCCCCGCGCGAGAGCGCGAAGCTCTACACCCAGCTGCTCGGCCGTGAGCCGGTCGAGAACTCCGAGACATTCGTCCTCTACGTCCTGCCCACGGGGCTCAAGGTCGGCCTCTGGCTCGCGAGCGAGATGACGCCCACGCCCAGGACTCCAGGCGGGCTCGAGTTGGCGTTCACCGAAGAGAGCCGGGAGGCCGTGCTCCAGACCTACGCGGCCTGGACGAAGCTGGGCCTCAAGGTGCTCCAGGAGCCCACCGACATGGACTTCGGCTTCACCTTCGTCGTCGAGGACCCGGATGGCCACCGCCTCCGCCCGTTCGTCCTCGCCGCGAACCCGCGCTGA
- a CDS encoding MarR family winged helix-turn-helix transcriptional regulator: protein MDDVAKQGTGAFGSRLRRVVERMDRDVHAIYQAAGVRFEPRWYAVFTSLRDHGPLTVGELAERLGVTHAAVSQVRTALERERLITGEADPVDGRRQRLKLTAHGRKTAAKLAPLWAAIQTAATALLEEGAPQLLAELNGLERALDHRGLRARVGDLLHLEAPDAPGATHDSKR from the coding sequence ATGGATGATGTCGCGAAGCAGGGAACGGGGGCGTTCGGCTCGCGGCTGCGGCGGGTGGTGGAGCGGATGGACCGCGACGTCCACGCCATCTACCAGGCCGCTGGCGTGCGCTTCGAACCGCGCTGGTACGCGGTCTTCACGTCCCTCCGTGACCACGGTCCGCTGACGGTGGGAGAGCTGGCGGAGCGGCTGGGCGTCACGCATGCGGCCGTGAGCCAGGTGCGCACGGCCCTGGAGCGCGAGCGGCTCATCACCGGCGAGGCCGACCCCGTGGATGGCCGGCGCCAGCGCTTGAAGCTCACCGCGCACGGCCGCAAGACCGCCGCGAAGCTCGCGCCGCTGTGGGCCGCCATCCAGACCGCGGCCACCGCGCTCCTCGAGGAAGGCGCGCCCCAGTTGCTCGCCGAGCTGAATGGATTGGAGCGCGCGCTCGACCACCGCGGCCTGCGCGCGCGCGTGGGTGACCTGCTGCACCTCGAAGCGCCAGACGCACCTGGAGCGACCCATGATTCCAAGCGCTGA
- a CDS encoding S41 family peptidase: MIPSADRLFVAVTTLWLVTSPLPAFTQPPVSGAVTAPARLTAAERDAALASIQAELQRTYVFPEKRAALVERLERERKAGRYNVDSPAEFAERVTADLSDASKDRHLYLVNDAARYAASKAPRARETDTDAYWRQRALREHHGLTVLRVLPGNVRYLKVAGFHWVQDETGTAYDDALRFLKDGDAIIIDLRDNGGGAHAAVRYLVSHFLDGDVPLLTFLAGSKPPEQSRTLEHLPAGRLMGKPLYVLINPRVGSAAEEFAYHVQQLKLGELIGARTAGAANNNTLVPVAPCFVLSVSHGRPVHAVSQTNWEGVGIAPDVETPPEQALEVAQSRALKKLLAAPGLAPALRSEYTWAQTTVEAGLHPVSVPPRTLKALAGRFGPNEVSWRDGTLWLRRGSRPPVRLTPLTAEGLFSVEGYEVLRARLTGKALELLWSDTPEPAVFARG; the protein is encoded by the coding sequence ATGATTCCAAGCGCTGACCGTCTGTTCGTCGCAGTGACCACCCTGTGGCTCGTGACAAGCCCCCTGCCCGCCTTCACGCAGCCTCCCGTAAGTGGCGCCGTCACGGCCCCAGCGCGGCTCACCGCCGCGGAGCGCGATGCGGCGCTGGCCTCCATCCAGGCGGAACTCCAGCGGACCTACGTCTTCCCGGAGAAGCGCGCGGCGCTGGTCGAGCGACTGGAGCGGGAGCGGAAGGCGGGACGCTACAACGTGGACTCGCCAGCGGAGTTCGCCGAGCGCGTCACCGCCGACCTGTCGGATGCCAGCAAGGACCGGCACCTGTACCTGGTGAACGATGCCGCGCGGTACGCCGCATCGAAGGCGCCCAGGGCGCGGGAGACGGACACCGACGCGTACTGGCGTCAGCGGGCCCTGCGCGAACACCACGGCCTCACGGTGCTGCGCGTGCTGCCAGGCAACGTGCGCTATCTGAAGGTCGCCGGGTTCCACTGGGTCCAGGACGAGACCGGCACGGCCTATGACGACGCCCTGCGGTTCCTCAAGGACGGGGACGCGATCATCATCGACCTGCGGGACAACGGAGGGGGCGCCCACGCGGCGGTGCGCTACCTGGTCAGCCACTTTCTCGATGGAGACGTGCCGCTGCTGACCTTTCTCGCGGGCTCCAAGCCTCCCGAGCAGTCCCGGACGCTGGAGCACCTTCCCGCCGGGAGGTTGATGGGCAAGCCCCTGTACGTGCTGATCAACCCGCGCGTGGGTTCAGCAGCGGAAGAGTTCGCCTATCACGTCCAGCAGCTCAAGCTGGGGGAGCTGATCGGCGCCAGGACCGCGGGGGCCGCCAACAACAACACGCTCGTGCCCGTCGCCCCCTGCTTCGTGCTCAGCGTCTCGCATGGACGCCCGGTCCACGCGGTCAGCCAGACGAACTGGGAGGGCGTGGGCATTGCTCCGGACGTGGAGACGCCGCCCGAGCAGGCCCTGGAGGTCGCGCAGTCCCGCGCCTTGAAGAAGCTGCTGGCGGCTCCCGGCCTCGCTCCGGCGCTTCGCTCCGAATACACCTGGGCCCAGACGACGGTCGAAGCCGGGCTGCATCCGGTCTCCGTCCCGCCACGGACCCTCAAGGCCCTGGCCGGGCGCTTCGGGCCGAATGAAGTGTCCTGGCGGGACGGCACACTGTGGCTCCGCCGTGGAAGCCGGCCTCCCGTCCGGCTCACGCCCCTGACAGCGGAGGGGCTGTTCTCCGTGGAAGGGTATGAGGTCCTGCGCGCGCGGCTGACCGGCAAGGCGCTGGAGCTGCTGTGGAGTGACACCCCGGAGCCGGCCGTGTTCGCGCGCGGCTGA
- a CDS encoding caspase family protein yields the protein MAQGYSINIGLNAVDPKHYAGWDGQLQACEADAEDMVSIAKAQGFSRVRPFLTKDATREKVLAELGEAASVLQAGDLLLFTYSGHGGQLPDMNGDEDDGLDETWCLYDGELVDDEIYQAMGKLKAGVRVFMLSDSCHSGTVSSVAYAALRSSGSLQLLADSLRTTEPAEQRFKEMPLGIERRTYRENKQMYDAILKGLPKDDPRLTLKATVLLISGCQDNQLSSDGEYNGLFTAKLLRVWNEGKFKASYPTFHRRILKTMPPIQSPAYSVIGVPSREFERQIPFHVS from the coding sequence ATGGCGCAGGGATATTCCATCAACATCGGTTTGAACGCGGTGGATCCGAAGCACTACGCGGGCTGGGATGGCCAGCTGCAAGCATGCGAAGCGGACGCCGAGGACATGGTCAGCATCGCGAAGGCGCAGGGCTTCAGCCGCGTCCGTCCCTTCCTCACGAAGGATGCCACGCGCGAGAAGGTGCTCGCGGAGCTGGGCGAGGCGGCGTCGGTGCTCCAGGCGGGGGACCTCTTGCTGTTCACCTATTCGGGCCACGGCGGCCAACTCCCCGACATGAATGGGGACGAGGACGACGGCCTGGATGAGACGTGGTGTCTGTATGACGGGGAGCTCGTCGACGACGAAATCTACCAGGCGATGGGGAAGCTCAAGGCGGGCGTGCGCGTCTTCATGCTCTCCGACAGCTGCCACAGCGGCACGGTGAGCAGCGTGGCCTACGCGGCCCTGCGCTCCAGCGGCAGCCTGCAACTGCTGGCGGATTCGCTGCGGACCACGGAGCCCGCGGAGCAGCGCTTCAAGGAGATGCCCCTGGGCATCGAGCGGCGCACGTACCGCGAGAACAAGCAGATGTACGACGCCATCCTGAAGGGGCTGCCCAAGGATGACCCGAGGCTGACGCTCAAGGCCACGGTGCTGCTCATCTCCGGTTGCCAGGACAACCAGCTCTCCAGCGACGGCGAATACAACGGCCTCTTCACGGCCAAGCTGTTGCGCGTCTGGAACGAGGGGAAGTTCAAGGCCAGCTACCCGACCTTCCACCGCCGCATCCTGAAGACCATGCCGCCCATCCAGTCTCCGGCGTACTCCGTCATCGGAGTCCCCAGCCGCGAGTTCGAACGGCAGATTCCATTCCACGTGAGCTGA
- a CDS encoding helix-turn-helix transcriptional regulator: MARTARLLELMQALRRHRAPVSGTALARELGISIRTLYRDIATLQEQGADIRGEAGVGYVLRPGFTLPPLNFSVDELEALVLGSRWVAVRGDSRLAAAADNAVAKIRAVLPAELRESVDAAALTVPTLTPAEPVRVDVSVIRAAIRKEHTLSIAYRDTGGAHTQRTLWPLLLGFFERVMVVAAWCELRQDYRAFRVDRILAVEATGLRYPRRRADLVKEWRARQPPLTPARN, from the coding sequence ATGGCTCGCACGGCCCGGCTCCTTGAGCTCATGCAAGCGCTGCGCAGGCACCGCGCCCCGGTGTCCGGTACGGCGCTGGCGCGGGAGCTCGGCATCTCCATCCGCACGCTCTACCGCGACATCGCGACCCTGCAGGAACAGGGGGCGGACATCCGGGGCGAAGCCGGCGTGGGCTATGTCCTGCGGCCCGGCTTCACGCTGCCGCCGCTGAACTTCTCGGTGGATGAGCTCGAAGCCCTGGTGCTCGGTTCGCGCTGGGTGGCGGTGCGAGGCGATTCGCGCCTCGCGGCGGCCGCTGACAACGCGGTGGCGAAGATCCGGGCCGTGCTGCCGGCGGAGCTGCGTGAGAGCGTCGACGCGGCGGCGCTGACGGTTCCCACCCTCACCCCCGCCGAGCCTGTCCGGGTCGATGTGTCCGTCATCCGGGCGGCCATCCGGAAGGAGCACACGCTGTCCATCGCCTACCGCGACACCGGCGGTGCCCACACGCAGCGCACCCTCTGGCCGCTGCTCCTCGGGTTCTTCGAACGGGTGATGGTCGTCGCCGCCTGGTGCGAGCTGCGGCAGGACTACCGCGCCTTCCGGGTCGACCGCATCCTCGCCGTGGAGGCGACCGGGCTGCGCTATCCGCGCCGCCGCGCCGACCTGGTCAAGGAGTGGCGCGCGAGGCAGCCCCCGCTGACTCCTGCCAGGAACTGA
- a CDS encoding phage tail sheath family protein, whose protein sequence is MPARLHPGVYVEEVPSGARAIEAAGTSTAIFVGDTERGPLTPTRIKGVADYERQFGGFKRHAGVAPAASSVVLRYAIDAFFRNGGTSAYVLRAITNTTVSPAKTGARASLGVVASSPGAWSSSLAVVLGDSSDGDATRFRLFVVYTFPGTSDGVIVERWDRLSATPTDENYAKDVLLRSSYIRWQDGPVVKPAGPADVAGASPLDTAIVASAASHLLTGGTQGNSDFPNANLPGLLSALDEVTDASLLVVPAQLGEADNDVVTRTQAALDYVTGRPRQDLFCIADMPRSANKTATEAASATVAYIRNAVLTPTNFGGVYFPWIEISDPAGVGRDPTLVIGPSSFVAGIFSRTDQRRGVWKAPAGLEATVLNSRRLDYNLLDAHQDDLNPLGINGLRAQPGGGNVVWGARTMQPGSEWRYVPVRRTAIFLRTSIYNGIQWAVFEPNDEPLWAQLRLTIGGFMEQLFRQGAFAGRTTREAFFVKCDAETTPEADQIAGIVNVSVGFAPLRPAEFVVVRLSQIVNQKA, encoded by the coding sequence ATGCCGGCACGTCTGCATCCAGGTGTATACGTTGAAGAGGTTCCCAGCGGCGCACGAGCAATCGAGGCGGCGGGAACCTCGACGGCCATCTTCGTCGGTGACACCGAGCGAGGCCCGCTCACGCCCACCCGTATCAAGGGCGTCGCGGATTACGAGCGGCAGTTTGGCGGCTTCAAGCGCCACGCCGGTGTCGCGCCCGCGGCGAGCTCCGTGGTGCTGCGCTACGCGATCGACGCCTTCTTCCGCAATGGCGGCACGTCCGCGTACGTCCTGCGCGCCATCACGAACACCACCGTCTCCCCTGCGAAGACGGGGGCCCGGGCCAGCCTGGGCGTCGTGGCCTCCTCGCCCGGCGCGTGGTCGTCCAGCCTGGCGGTGGTGCTCGGCGACTCCAGCGACGGTGACGCCACCCGGTTCCGCCTCTTCGTGGTCTACACCTTCCCTGGCACCTCCGACGGCGTGATCGTCGAGCGCTGGGACCGGCTCTCCGCCACGCCCACGGATGAGAACTACGCGAAGGACGTCCTCCTGCGCAGTTCCTACATCCGCTGGCAGGACGGCCCGGTCGTGAAGCCGGCCGGTCCCGCGGATGTCGCGGGGGCGAGTCCGCTCGACACCGCCATCGTCGCGTCCGCCGCCAGCCACCTGCTGACGGGCGGTACCCAGGGCAACTCGGACTTCCCGAACGCGAACCTCCCGGGCCTGCTCTCCGCGCTCGACGAGGTCACGGACGCGAGCCTGCTCGTCGTCCCCGCCCAATTGGGCGAGGCGGACAACGACGTGGTGACGCGGACCCAGGCCGCGCTCGACTACGTGACGGGCCGTCCCCGGCAGGACCTCTTCTGCATCGCGGACATGCCCCGGTCGGCCAACAAGACGGCCACGGAGGCGGCGTCCGCCACGGTCGCGTACATCCGCAACGCCGTGCTCACCCCGACGAACTTCGGCGGCGTGTACTTCCCGTGGATCGAGATCAGCGATCCGGCGGGCGTCGGCCGGGACCCGACCCTCGTCATCGGGCCCAGCAGCTTCGTCGCCGGCATCTTCTCCCGCACGGACCAGCGCCGTGGCGTGTGGAAGGCCCCCGCGGGCCTGGAGGCGACGGTCCTCAACTCCCGGCGCCTCGACTACAACCTGCTCGACGCGCATCAGGACGACCTCAACCCGCTGGGCATCAACGGGCTGCGCGCCCAGCCCGGTGGCGGGAACGTCGTCTGGGGCGCTCGCACGATGCAGCCCGGGTCGGAGTGGCGCTACGTGCCCGTCCGGCGCACGGCCATCTTCCTGCGCACGAGCATCTACAACGGCATCCAGTGGGCGGTGTTCGAACCGAACGATGAGCCGCTCTGGGCGCAGCTCCGGCTCACCATCGGCGGGTTCATGGAGCAGCTCTTCCGCCAGGGGGCCTTCGCGGGCCGCACCACCCGGGAGGCGTTCTTCGTGAAGTGCGACGCGGAGACGACTCCGGAGGCGGATCAGATCGCGGGCATCGTCAACGTGTCCGTCGGTTTCGCGCCGCTCCGTCCAGCCGAGTTCGTCGTCGTCCGGCTCAGCCAGATCGTCAATCAGAAGGCGTAG
- a CDS encoding phage tail protein: protein MALFSVNSHRSDPYKNFKFRVLIDGRPVAGLSKMSALKKSTEAVEWREAGDPSIVRKMPGRTKFEPITLEAGLTHDTTFEEWANLVNNLDGAAAMSLAKYRKDIAIEVLNLQSTPVLRFKIRRAWVSEYQATPEMDANANAVAITMVKIEHEGFQRDTTLTEPAET, encoded by the coding sequence ATGGCACTCTTTTCTGTCAACAGCCACCGGAGCGACCCGTACAAGAACTTCAAGTTCCGCGTCCTCATCGACGGGCGCCCGGTCGCCGGGCTCTCCAAGATGAGCGCGCTCAAGAAGTCGACGGAGGCCGTCGAATGGCGTGAGGCCGGAGACCCGTCGATCGTCCGGAAGATGCCGGGACGCACGAAGTTCGAGCCCATCACCCTGGAAGCGGGGCTCACCCACGACACCACGTTCGAGGAGTGGGCCAACCTGGTGAACAACCTGGACGGCGCCGCGGCCATGTCGCTCGCGAAGTACCGCAAGGACATCGCCATCGAGGTGCTCAACCTCCAGAGCACGCCGGTCCTCCGGTTCAAGATCCGCCGCGCGTGGGTGAGCGAGTACCAGGCCACGCCGGAGATGGATGCGAACGCCAACGCGGTCGCCATCACCATGGTCAAGATCGAGCACGAAGGCTTCCAGCGGGACACCACGCTGACCGAGCCCGCCGAGACCTGA
- a CDS encoding T4 family baseplate hub assembly chaperone, with the protein MTGYEEEAVEAHQRDPNTAALCNEIVARCSVAPGADFEAAYAHVRELTTVERDAALVRIRQLSLGDVVHLEVACPSCGHKNEIDFKLSQLPLPEAPVPTEVEIELPGHVLPAESAARTALARTPTAGDQEDLLSAGLESESARRTFLLARVLVRYAGEEGPFDESFVRALPIAARAAIERAIESALPDLDLGMAVQCSSCSAGFESPFDVAAFFLPS; encoded by the coding sequence ATGACCGGCTACGAGGAGGAGGCCGTCGAGGCCCACCAGCGGGACCCCAACACCGCGGCGCTCTGCAATGAGATCGTGGCGCGGTGCTCGGTGGCGCCTGGCGCGGACTTCGAGGCGGCGTACGCGCACGTCCGGGAGCTGACGACCGTCGAGCGCGATGCCGCCCTCGTCCGGATCCGCCAGCTCTCCCTGGGGGACGTGGTCCACCTGGAGGTGGCCTGCCCCTCGTGCGGCCACAAGAACGAGATCGACTTCAAGCTGAGCCAGCTTCCCCTGCCTGAGGCGCCTGTCCCCACCGAGGTCGAAATCGAGTTGCCCGGTCACGTCCTTCCGGCGGAGTCCGCTGCACGCACGGCGCTCGCGAGGACCCCGACGGCGGGAGATCAGGAAGACCTGCTGTCCGCCGGCCTGGAGTCGGAGTCGGCGCGCCGCACGTTCCTCCTGGCGCGTGTGCTGGTCCGGTACGCGGGAGAAGAGGGGCCCTTCGACGAGTCGTTCGTACGAGCGTTGCCCATCGCCGCGCGCGCCGCGATCGAGCGGGCCATCGAGTCGGCGCTCCCGGACCTCGATCTCGGGATGGCGGTGCAGTGCTCGTCGTGTAGTGCCGGTTTCGAGAGTCCGTTCGACGTTGCGGCTTTTTTTTTGCCGAGCTGA
- a CDS encoding invertase recombinase-like protein, translated as MTLFRVCLTSLLLLAVACGDSSSPEAPDAGQTRPDAGVETPDSGDPVPDAGTETPDAGTETPDSGTETPDSGSETPDSGTEPTDAGSEPTDAGSGTPDGGGTTDANVIDNGGFEEWSGATPALWFGSTTNIEEVKKVTTQAFEGVNAAQLINTSSTHRRFSTAAKSMPAGRYACTYRARGTGDVRNGWFGTDYSSYSGYTSVDTRTWTQVNYNFNLANSVFDTFELIFSVRNTSGDHLLIDDVRCVRAPEPCDSVTCEDWARCDNATVTCQPLSGRCEDAMDCSEWQACDATHTCVTAADRCVRHADCAGTPETPVCDTASHFCIEGDPCAGVTCNNPATSCNPTTGVCELAEGACFTTYDCRGALPACDPATRRCVAADHAANIIRNGGFENWSTRAIPYYGNNYVPDYWYGLDNGITDPGSEIKPSRLARYTSAVHGGSAALQFVVPIQVAERFTTEKFNVPVGNYSCSYRVRGHGSIRHRSYSSGGWSPQTDFITVDSDEWQPVFFRFTGNVRDWRLFFYPSRSVADRDHLQVDDVVCTKD; from the coding sequence TTGACGTTGTTTCGAGTGTGTCTGACTTCGCTGCTGTTGCTGGCCGTCGCGTGCGGCGATTCGAGTTCCCCGGAGGCGCCCGACGCCGGGCAGACCCGGCCGGACGCGGGCGTCGAGACGCCTGACTCAGGAGATCCGGTGCCGGACGCAGGCACCGAGACGCCCGACGCCGGCACGGAGACGCCGGACTCCGGCACGGAGACGCCGGACTCCGGCTCCGAGACTCCTGACTCGGGCACCGAGCCGACCGACGCGGGCTCCGAGCCGACCGACGCGGGCTCCGGGACCCCGGACGGGGGAGGCACCACCGATGCGAACGTCATCGACAACGGGGGCTTCGAGGAATGGTCCGGTGCGACTCCTGCGCTGTGGTTCGGGAGCACGACGAACATCGAAGAGGTGAAGAAGGTCACGACGCAGGCTTTCGAGGGTGTGAACGCGGCCCAGCTGATCAACACCTCGTCCACGCACCGCCGCTTCAGCACCGCGGCGAAGTCCATGCCCGCGGGCCGCTACGCGTGCACCTATCGGGCTCGGGGGACCGGTGACGTGCGCAATGGCTGGTTCGGCACCGACTACTCCAGCTACTCGGGCTACACCTCCGTCGACACCCGGACGTGGACCCAGGTGAACTACAACTTCAACCTGGCCAACTCCGTCTTCGACACCTTCGAGCTCATCTTCAGCGTCCGGAACACCAGCGGCGATCACCTGCTCATCGACGACGTCCGCTGCGTGCGGGCCCCCGAGCCGTGCGATTCGGTCACCTGCGAGGACTGGGCGCGTTGCGACAACGCCACCGTGACCTGCCAGCCGCTCTCCGGCCGCTGCGAGGACGCCATGGACTGCAGCGAGTGGCAGGCCTGCGACGCGACCCACACCTGCGTGACCGCGGCGGACCGCTGCGTCCGCCACGCGGATTGCGCGGGGACCCCGGAGACGCCGGTCTGCGACACCGCCTCGCACTTCTGCATCGAGGGCGACCCTTGCGCCGGCGTCACGTGCAACAACCCGGCGACGAGCTGCAACCCCACCACGGGCGTGTGCGAGCTGGCCGAAGGCGCCTGCTTCACGACGTATGACTGCCGTGGCGCCCTGCCCGCCTGCGATCCGGCCACCCGCCGCTGCGTCGCGGCCGACCACGCCGCGAACATCATCCGCAACGGCGGCTTCGAGAACTGGAGCACGCGCGCCATCCCCTACTACGGGAACAACTACGTCCCGGATTACTGGTACGGCCTGGACAACGGGATCACGGACCCGGGTTCGGAGATCAAGCCCTCGCGCCTCGCGCGCTACACGAGCGCGGTGCACGGCGGCTCGGCGGCGCTGCAGTTCGTGGTGCCCATCCAGGTCGCGGAGCGCTTCACGACCGAGAAGTTCAACGTGCCGGTGGGCAACTACTCCTGCTCGTACCGGGTGCGCGGCCACGGCAGCATCCGCCACCGCAGCTATTCCAGCGGCGGCTGGAGCCCGCAGACGGACTTCATCACCGTGGACAGCGACGAGTGGCAGCCGGTGTTCTTCCGCTTCACCGGCAACGTGCGCGACTGGCGCCTGTTCTTCTATCCCAGCCGCAGCGTCGCCGACCGCGACCACCTCCAGGTCGACGACGTCGTCTGCACGAAGGACTAG
- a CDS encoding Pvc16 family protein: MATFNNLYHATEAIKHVLETRITPAPGNVIAGPPPDTAITIEELRVSLLWVNEQAGHKNDGYIRNPDGTSSPPPASLSLFVLITGYGEDPETNSAGAHRLIGEVLRIFHSEPHIELPIPALPSNSGRGRISLALVPLTPDLVEKLFSPLQIKHRPFLLYEVGPVQLVSKLAVTPVSPVVAPGGVVLTGPSISTPPRIGRLVPNSLAEGGSLRIDGAFPTSIDAVWIGARKFVAGGFDVIEPGRAIGLKLPTAGPNAVPQGVHRISVMSGKVASEPADLRVVPAGTWSVDGPKVLSVAKGATFKLEGQGLAPATQVYLWPDSGIFAPTDVHRIGGLTVTPTSVEFTVPSLPSGDYRFSVELTLGASVPLQFTPFVTVEIKG; this comes from the coding sequence GTGGCGACGTTCAACAACCTCTACCACGCGACCGAGGCCATCAAGCACGTCCTCGAGACGCGCATCACCCCGGCGCCGGGCAACGTGATCGCCGGTCCTCCGCCCGACACAGCCATCACCATCGAGGAGCTGCGGGTGTCGCTCCTCTGGGTCAACGAGCAAGCGGGACACAAGAACGACGGCTACATCCGCAACCCCGACGGCACGTCGTCACCGCCGCCCGCGTCGCTCTCCCTCTTCGTGCTGATCACCGGCTACGGTGAGGATCCCGAGACCAACTCCGCCGGTGCCCACCGCCTCATCGGTGAGGTGCTGCGGATCTTCCACTCGGAGCCGCACATCGAGCTGCCCATCCCGGCGCTCCCGAGCAACAGCGGCAGGGGCCGCATCTCGCTCGCGCTGGTGCCGCTCACGCCGGACCTGGTGGAGAAGCTCTTCTCTCCGCTGCAGATCAAGCACCGGCCCTTCCTCCTCTATGAGGTCGGCCCGGTGCAGCTCGTGAGCAAGCTCGCCGTGACGCCGGTGTCGCCAGTGGTCGCCCCGGGAGGCGTGGTCCTCACCGGGCCCTCCATCTCGACGCCGCCGCGAATCGGACGGCTTGTGCCGAACAGCCTCGCGGAAGGGGGCTCCCTGCGCATCGATGGGGCGTTCCCGACGTCCATCGACGCGGTCTGGATTGGCGCGAGGAAGTTCGTCGCCGGCGGCTTCGACGTCATCGAGCCGGGCCGCGCCATCGGGCTCAAGCTGCCCACGGCCGGACCGAACGCGGTTCCGCAAGGTGTCCACCGCATTTCGGTGATGAGCGGCAAGGTCGCTTCCGAGCCCGCGGACCTTCGCGTCGTGCCGGCGGGCACCTGGTCGGTCGATGGACCCAAGGTCCTCTCCGTGGCGAAGGGCGCGACCTTCAAGCTGGAGGGGCAGGGGCTCGCGCCCGCCACGCAGGTGTACCTCTGGCCGGACAGCGGCATCTTCGCGCCCACCGACGTGCACCGGATTGGCGGCCTCACCGTCACGCCCACCTCGGTGGAGTTCACCGTCCCCAGCCTGCCTTCCGGCGACTACCGGTTCTCGGTCGAACTCACCCTCGGGGCCTCGGTGCCGTTGCAGTTCACGCCGTTCGTGACCGTGGAGATCAAGGGATGA